One segment of Nostoc piscinale CENA21 DNA contains the following:
- a CDS encoding DUF1257 domain-containing protein, which yields MSHFSTLRTKITDAEILKASLRDLGITVKTEADVRGYNGQRVRSDIVAVLEGEYDLGWSRNSDGSFDLIADLWGVAKKHNQTELINSINQKYAVNKTLAEVKQRGLQNANVKLVLQ from the coding sequence ATGTCTCACTTTAGCACTCTTCGCACCAAAATCACCGATGCAGAAATCCTCAAAGCTTCTTTACGCGACTTGGGTATTACCGTAAAGACAGAAGCAGATGTACGCGGTTATAACGGTCAGCGTGTACGTTCCGACATCGTTGCTGTTTTGGAAGGCGAATATGATCTCGGCTGGTCTCGCAATAGCGATGGTTCCTTCGACCTCATCGCTGACCTGTGGGGCGTTGCTAAAAAGCACAACCAAACCGAGTTAATCAACTCTATTAATCAAAAATATGCAGTCAACAAGACTTTGGCTGAAGTAAAACAGCGCGGTCTGCAAAACGCTAACGTTAAGTTGGTATTGCAATAG